A single window of Paenibacillus sp. FSL H8-0537 DNA harbors:
- a CDS encoding family 78 glycoside hydrolase catalytic domain: MLSISQVQCDYLTNPIGLDKKEPVFGWKIYSDRKNTYQQAYQIVVHQGVKVIWDSGRIESGRTFAIPYEGESLVSRTEYRYRILIWDDADHQTESEEHTFETAFFNEEDWLASFVEPDPLETLEHNPYTTAEEIWFAFVDKMMKGEQPDYVDLDAVMASLPLQPYHPAVLIRKAFGVSKKVKKARIYMTTHGVYDIQVNGRAITDALLAPEYTSYDKLLKYQTYDVTSHMVHGENALGVTIADGWYKSKLATGRGNDYGNTLGLLLQLEITFEDGSFETIKSDETFRFSYDGPYRYADLFTGVKYDARMEKDGYSVAGFDDSAWRNVQVKDFNKKRLFAQSHSPIRVFAEIDAECILITPNGDTVIDFGQNMAGYIRARITGFEGMAVIFEHGETLDEHGNFFYPFSNDHRKQADIYICSSTGTEVFEPKFTYHGFRYVRVKGYAGELNKDQFQAIAISSDNDITGSFHCSNEKLNQLQSNIYWSQRSNMVGIPTDCPTREKAGWTGDVLIYAKTALYNQNLIGFFDSWIRNLKADQLPDGQVLNIVPKLRSYMHMHFSGSIGWGDVIVTLPWDLYQCYGDHRILSDHYEAMEKWMKHLERTASELPPEVVEMEGRKLDNQKYIINTGFHLGDWLAPSIVNEAGFADGPMSAYLTKDLVSTSLYANSAELFSQICLTLGYADKANEYQRLTERIRQAYEEEYIAEDGTLKHSFQGNYVLALQMKMVSDAKKPLLANKLVELIRLNGNRLDTGFMSVPYLLDVLYDNGHKDVAYELLYQNQYPSWLYEIENGATTMWESWDAIRQDGKVGEGSFNHYAFGCVGDFIYRRVLGIEQAGTTFDHLLIKPDFSCGLHFASGSYESIHGTIKVEWKQDEELQEVKLHIPVNTKATLLLEDAEPIYLGNGEYKFTSSRYLV; the protein is encoded by the coding sequence ATGCTTTCTATTTCTCAGGTCCAATGTGATTATTTAACAAATCCGATTGGCTTGGATAAAAAAGAGCCTGTCTTTGGTTGGAAAATTTATTCTGACAGGAAAAATACTTACCAACAAGCTTATCAAATTGTCGTTCATCAAGGAGTTAAGGTGATCTGGGATAGTGGACGGATTGAAAGTGGGCGTACATTTGCGATACCGTACGAGGGGGAATCCTTGGTCTCTAGAACGGAGTACCGTTATCGAATCCTGATTTGGGACGACGCTGATCACCAGACCGAATCGGAAGAGCATACATTTGAAACGGCTTTTTTTAATGAAGAAGACTGGCTTGCCTCATTCGTGGAACCCGATCCATTAGAGACGCTGGAGCATAACCCTTATACCACAGCAGAAGAAATATGGTTTGCATTCGTGGATAAGATGATGAAAGGTGAACAACCCGATTACGTCGATTTGGATGCGGTTATGGCAAGCCTTCCACTACAGCCATACCATCCGGCTGTCCTGATTCGAAAAGCATTTGGCGTTTCCAAAAAGGTTAAAAAAGCTAGAATATACATGACCACACATGGGGTCTATGACATTCAAGTTAACGGCAGGGCAATCACTGACGCTCTTCTTGCGCCGGAATATACATCGTACGATAAGCTCCTGAAATACCAAACGTATGATGTTACTAGCCATATGGTTCATGGGGAAAATGCCTTAGGCGTAACGATTGCAGATGGTTGGTACAAAAGCAAATTAGCGACCGGCCGAGGCAATGATTATGGGAATACGCTCGGCTTGTTATTGCAGCTGGAAATTACTTTTGAGGATGGCTCATTTGAAACGATCAAATCAGACGAAACCTTCAGATTTTCGTACGATGGGCCTTATCGCTACGCCGATTTATTTACTGGCGTTAAATACGATGCAAGAATGGAAAAGGACGGATATTCAGTTGCAGGCTTTGATGATTCTGCGTGGAGAAACGTTCAGGTAAAGGATTTTAATAAAAAGCGACTGTTTGCGCAATCCCATTCGCCGATCCGGGTATTTGCCGAAATCGATGCGGAATGCATACTGATAACACCTAATGGGGACACGGTTATCGACTTTGGTCAGAATATGGCTGGTTATATCAGGGCAAGGATAACCGGGTTCGAGGGAATGGCAGTTATCTTCGAACATGGGGAAACGTTGGACGAACACGGAAATTTCTTCTATCCTTTCTCGAACGACCATCGAAAACAAGCCGATATTTATATTTGTTCCAGCACGGGTACAGAAGTATTTGAACCGAAGTTTACGTACCATGGATTTCGCTACGTCCGGGTTAAAGGATATGCCGGCGAGCTGAATAAAGACCAATTTCAGGCGATTGCCATTAGTTCAGATAATGATATTACCGGCAGCTTTCATTGCTCGAATGAAAAGCTAAATCAGCTTCAGTCCAATATCTATTGGAGTCAGCGCTCCAACATGGTCGGTATTCCTACCGATTGTCCAACACGAGAGAAAGCAGGCTGGACTGGAGACGTACTCATTTACGCAAAGACGGCTCTTTATAACCAAAATCTCATTGGATTTTTTGATTCATGGATAAGAAATCTTAAAGCGGATCAGCTGCCGGATGGTCAGGTGCTTAATATTGTTCCAAAACTTAGAAGCTACATGCATATGCACTTTTCAGGCTCTATCGGTTGGGGTGACGTAATTGTGACGCTGCCATGGGATTTGTACCAATGTTACGGCGATCACAGAATATTGTCGGATCATTACGAGGCTATGGAAAAGTGGATGAAGCACTTGGAAAGGACTGCATCGGAGCTTCCTCCTGAAGTCGTGGAAATGGAAGGAAGAAAGCTAGATAATCAGAAATACATCATCAATACCGGATTTCATTTAGGAGATTGGCTGGCACCAAGCATCGTCAATGAAGCAGGTTTTGCGGACGGTCCGATGTCTGCCTATTTGACAAAAGATTTAGTGAGTACATCCCTGTATGCAAATAGTGCTGAACTTTTCAGTCAAATTTGTCTTACACTTGGCTATGCTGACAAAGCTAACGAATACCAACGTTTAACCGAAAGAATTAGGCAAGCCTATGAAGAGGAATATATCGCGGAAGATGGAACCTTGAAACATTCGTTTCAAGGGAATTATGTGCTGGCTTTACAGATGAAAATGGTGTCAGATGCCAAGAAGCCGTTGTTGGCAAATAAGCTTGTCGAACTGATTCGATTGAATGGAAATCGTTTGGATACCGGCTTCATGTCTGTTCCGTACCTCTTGGACGTTTTGTATGACAACGGTCATAAAGATGTCGCATACGAGCTTCTGTATCAGAATCAATATCCATCGTGGCTCTATGAAATCGAAAATGGAGCGACGACGATGTGGGAATCATGGGATGCGATCCGACAGGACGGCAAGGTAGGAGAGGGTTCATTTAATCATTATGCCTTCGGCTGCGTTGGAGATTTTATTTATCGCCGCGTTCTTGGCATAGAGCAGGCGGGTACAACATTCGATCATCTTTTGATCAAACCCGATTTTTCATGTGGGCTTCATTTTGCAAGTGGTTCTTATGAGAGCATACATGGCACAATAAAAGTGGAATGGAAACAAGATGAAGAGCTACAAGAAGTTAAGCTGCACATTCCGGTTAATACGAAGGCAACGCTGCTATTAGAAGATGCGGAACCTATCTACCTAGGTAACGGGGAATATAAATTCACTAGTAGTCGTTATTTGGTATGA
- a CDS encoding LacI family DNA-binding transcriptional regulator — MSKEKVTIQDIADSLGLSRNTVSKALNNHPSIPDDTRGKVIRKAIEMNYKQFASFEQEIVSARKTGNIALLTANMPNHSHFGTSLLSGLEQKISSEGFNLSIHMVRKNELELQALPVNFDKSKVDGIVCIELFDKHYSEFIASLEIPTLFIDASADLALPDKADILLMENVHSIFNMTKRLIDEGIAAIGFIGDYRHCLSFNERWGGFNKALVTAGINPDESFCILDEDRYIADYKWLKQRLANMEKIPSAFVCANDFIAINVIRILKDLNIQIPEKVMVCGFDNSPESRIVEPQLTTVHIHRSEMGILAAEMLLSRIENPDRPSQITHIKTTAVFRESTGHM; from the coding sequence TTGAGCAAAGAGAAAGTTACGATTCAAGATATAGCCGATTCGCTTGGACTTTCAAGAAATACGGTGTCTAAAGCATTGAATAATCATCCCTCTATACCGGACGATACACGCGGCAAAGTAATACGGAAAGCGATCGAAATGAATTATAAGCAGTTTGCCTCCTTCGAACAAGAGATTGTTTCTGCCAGAAAAACCGGCAATATCGCCCTGCTCACAGCAAATATGCCAAATCATTCACATTTTGGCACATCGTTGCTAAGCGGCCTCGAACAAAAAATCAGCTCCGAAGGCTTTAATTTATCGATACACATGGTTCGGAAGAATGAGCTTGAATTGCAGGCTCTTCCAGTGAATTTTGACAAAAGCAAAGTAGACGGGATAGTCTGTATCGAATTGTTCGACAAGCACTACTCAGAGTTTATTGCTTCGCTTGAGATACCGACTTTATTTATCGACGCTTCAGCAGATCTGGCTCTACCCGACAAGGCGGATATATTGCTGATGGAAAACGTCCACAGTATCTTCAATATGACGAAGAGGTTGATTGATGAAGGGATCGCCGCAATCGGGTTTATTGGGGATTACCGCCATTGCTTGAGCTTTAACGAACGTTGGGGAGGGTTCAATAAAGCGTTAGTTACCGCCGGAATTAATCCCGACGAATCGTTCTGCATCCTCGACGAAGACCGATATATTGCAGACTACAAATGGCTTAAGCAACGACTTGCAAACATGGAGAAAATCCCATCCGCATTCGTATGCGCCAACGATTTCATAGCTATTAACGTCATTCGTATCCTGAAGGACCTTAATATACAAATACCTGAGAAAGTTATGGTTTGCGGTTTCGATAATTCCCCGGAATCGCGAATTGTGGAACCTCAATTGACAACCGTCCATATCCACAGATCCGAAATGGGCATTCTGGCTGCCGAGATGCTTCTCTCAAGAATCGAAAATCCAGATAGACCTTCGCAGATTACGCATATTAAGACAACAGCGGTTTTCAGAGAGTCGACGGGGCATATGTAG
- a CDS encoding ABC transporter permease subunit yields the protein MGNLRYIKTNYWLYLLVLPSIVLTIVFKYFPMYGVLIAFKDYSYRKGILGSEWVGFHHFERFLNSPNFEQLFFNTLKLNIFGLLLGFPVPIILALMLNQVRKAAMKKNIQLFLYAPNFVSVVVVVGMLFVLLSPIGPINKLVMAFGGMPISFMSEPEYFRTVYILSGIWQGAGWASIIYVAALANVDPELHNAATLDGASLLQRIWYIDIPTIKPVIAIVLILAAGSIMGGGGDKALLMWNEMNMETSDIISTYVYRVGFQQANYSFSAAVDLFNTIINLIMLITVNSIVKRVNEGNGIV from the coding sequence ATGGGGAATCTCAGGTACATCAAGACAAACTATTGGCTTTACCTGCTCGTCCTGCCGTCAATCGTGTTGACCATTGTCTTTAAGTATTTTCCGATGTATGGCGTTCTGATCGCTTTCAAAGATTACAGCTATCGTAAAGGCATTTTGGGAAGTGAATGGGTCGGCTTTCATCACTTCGAACGCTTCTTAAACTCACCGAATTTTGAGCAGTTGTTTTTTAATACATTGAAGTTGAACATTTTCGGTCTTTTACTGGGATTCCCAGTTCCGATTATTTTGGCATTAATGTTGAACCAGGTGCGAAAAGCCGCGATGAAGAAGAACATTCAATTATTTCTTTATGCGCCAAATTTCGTTTCGGTAGTCGTTGTCGTAGGTATGCTCTTTGTCTTGTTGTCTCCCATCGGACCGATTAACAAACTAGTCATGGCCTTTGGAGGGATGCCGATCTCATTTATGTCAGAACCGGAATATTTCCGTACGGTGTATATCCTCTCTGGCATTTGGCAAGGAGCTGGCTGGGCATCGATTATATATGTGGCTGCACTCGCTAACGTAGATCCAGAGCTGCACAATGCGGCGACGCTTGATGGTGCTAGCTTGCTACAGCGTATATGGTATATCGATATACCGACCATTAAGCCTGTCATCGCGATTGTACTGATTCTCGCTGCCGGGAGCATTATGGGAGGCGGTGGTGATAAAGCGCTCCTGATGTGGAATGAAATGAATATGGAAACGTCAGATATCATAAGCACTTACGTCTATCGTGTTGGCTTCCAGCAGGCGAATTATTCGTTCTCGGCAGCGGTGGATTTGTTTAACACCATCATTAATCTCATTATGTTGATCACGGTGAATTCTATCGTGAAACGAGTTAATGAGGGTAATGGGATTGTTTAA
- a CDS encoding carbohydrate ABC transporter permease, which produces MDYIKPTRMDRIVLGITYTLLFLGVLMIVGPLIYVVVASFMEPTALLNKGISFDVADYNLEGYKLILSDDNILRGFLNALLYSSVFTVITVTVCVFAGYPLSLDAFIGRKMIMTLFIITMFFGGGLIPTYLVVKQLGMLDTIWALVIPGAVSVWNIILARTFFRSLPKELNEAAKIDGGSDIMIFFRIVLPLSKPIVFVLALYAFVGHWNDFFQSLIYLDSQDKYPLQLVLRRILILNKVDPNIIASVKEQAELARLSELMKYAAIVISSIPLLVMYPFFQKYFEKGVMVGSLK; this is translated from the coding sequence ATGGACTATATTAAGCCAACCAGAATGGACCGGATCGTACTAGGTATCACTTATACCTTGCTTTTCCTCGGCGTATTGATGATTGTCGGTCCGTTAATTTACGTGGTCGTAGCTTCGTTTATGGAACCGACGGCTTTGCTCAATAAGGGGATTTCATTCGATGTAGCAGACTATAACCTTGAGGGATACAAATTGATTTTATCCGATGACAACATCCTCCGAGGATTTCTCAACGCATTGCTGTATTCTTCTGTCTTCACTGTAATTACGGTTACTGTTTGCGTTTTTGCGGGATATCCGCTGTCGCTTGACGCCTTCATTGGACGGAAAATGATTATGACGCTTTTTATTATCACGATGTTCTTTGGCGGCGGTCTGATCCCAACCTATCTCGTGGTAAAACAATTAGGCATGCTTGATACAATTTGGGCACTCGTTATCCCGGGTGCGGTAAGTGTCTGGAACATCATTCTGGCTAGGACCTTCTTCCGGAGCTTGCCGAAGGAGTTGAACGAAGCAGCTAAGATTGATGGTGGCTCGGACATCATGATCTTTTTTAGGATCGTCCTACCGCTTTCCAAACCAATCGTTTTTGTCCTTGCGCTCTACGCCTTCGTTGGTCACTGGAACGATTTCTTTCAATCCCTGATCTACTTGGATAGTCAAGATAAATATCCGCTGCAACTGGTGCTCCGGCGTATTCTGATTCTGAATAAGGTGGATCCGAATATCATCGCCTCCGTAAAGGAACAAGCCGAGTTGGCGCGGTTGTCTGAATTGATGAAGTATGCAGCCATCGTCATTTCGAGCATTCCGCTGCTCGTGATGTATCCTTTCTTCCAGAAGTATTTTGAGAAAGGTGTCATGGTCGGCAGCCTCAAGTAA
- a CDS encoding ABC transporter substrate-binding protein gives MKHFKKTVSIISLAAIVVVTGCSNGKESVDSANRTTDQDKITLTFMTPNSPLAPQDPNDKLILQRLEEKSGIHIDWMAYTDDVYVDKRNLALATGELPDALFNAGLSDFDLLKLAKDGSITPVEEYITPEKMPNLSKVLEEAPQYKGMMTAPDGHIYSFPWIEELGEGKESIHSVNNIPWINTAWLDKLSLKMPKTTEELKQVLIAFKTKDPNGNGKADEIPVSLINDDGGNEDLSFLLGSFGAGFNGDLTLVDENGKVNNAVLAPGYKEGMKYFQELYAAGLIDLEFVTQDWNKFIAKAKDDRYGLYFTWDKANVSGMDSSFEPMPALEGPNGWKNVARTNGMGFDRGRMVITADNKNIEATIRWIDALYDPHQSVQNNWGTYGDDKQQNIFGFDEAAKMLKHLPLNGAAPNELRAKTSVGGPLAILDSYYGKVTTMPDDAAWRLDILKKIYVPDMKAENIYPRVFFSKEESERLTEVEADLWPYILKKRTEWMQGQNVDKEWDAFVKELDRLGMQDWLKIKQAGYDRVKQ, from the coding sequence TTGAAACATTTCAAGAAAACGGTATCCATTATTTCTCTGGCAGCCATTGTGGTGGTAACAGGATGCAGCAACGGCAAGGAGAGTGTCGATTCCGCTAATCGTACAACTGATCAAGATAAGATCACGTTAACCTTTATGACGCCGAACTCGCCTCTTGCTCCTCAAGATCCGAACGATAAGTTGATCCTTCAGCGGTTGGAAGAGAAGAGCGGCATTCATATTGATTGGATGGCCTATACGGACGATGTATACGTCGATAAGCGGAATCTCGCTTTGGCGACGGGTGAGCTTCCGGATGCGCTTTTTAACGCTGGACTTAGCGATTTTGATTTGCTGAAATTGGCCAAAGACGGATCGATCACTCCCGTTGAGGAATACATCACGCCCGAGAAGATGCCAAACCTCAGTAAAGTTCTAGAGGAAGCGCCTCAATACAAAGGGATGATGACCGCGCCGGACGGCCACATTTATTCATTCCCATGGATCGAGGAGCTTGGCGAAGGCAAGGAGAGTATCCACTCCGTCAACAATATTCCGTGGATTAACACAGCATGGCTTGACAAGCTCAGCCTGAAAATGCCGAAGACGACGGAAGAATTGAAACAAGTATTAATTGCGTTCAAAACAAAGGATCCAAATGGCAATGGCAAAGCGGATGAGATTCCGGTTTCCTTAATAAATGATGACGGGGGCAACGAGGATTTAAGCTTCCTGCTCGGCTCATTCGGTGCAGGTTTTAACGGGGATTTAACGTTGGTCGACGAGAACGGCAAGGTGAACAACGCTGTACTGGCGCCGGGCTATAAGGAAGGGATGAAGTATTTCCAGGAGCTGTACGCAGCGGGTCTGATTGATCTGGAGTTCGTTACACAAGACTGGAACAAATTTATAGCGAAAGCAAAAGACGATCGTTACGGTTTGTACTTCACTTGGGACAAGGCGAATGTGAGTGGTATGGACAGTTCATTCGAGCCGATGCCAGCATTGGAAGGGCCAAACGGTTGGAAGAATGTAGCTCGTACGAATGGCATGGGATTTGACCGCGGTAGAATGGTGATCACAGCCGATAATAAGAACATCGAAGCGACGATTAGATGGATTGACGCGTTGTATGATCCGCACCAGTCCGTACAGAACAACTGGGGAACCTACGGCGACGACAAGCAGCAAAATATTTTTGGGTTCGATGAAGCGGCGAAGATGCTGAAGCACTTGCCACTGAACGGTGCGGCGCCGAACGAGCTGAGAGCCAAAACCAGCGTTGGAGGACCGCTCGCCATTCTGGATTCCTATTACGGCAAGGTGACAACAATGCCGGATGATGCGGCATGGCGTCTCGATATTTTGAAGAAAATCTATGTGCCAGACATGAAAGCTGAGAACATTTATCCGAGAGTGTTTTTCTCCAAAGAGGAATCAGAGCGCTTGACTGAAGTCGAAGCTGACTTGTGGCCATATATCCTGAAGAAACGTACGGAATGGATGCAAGGTCAAAACGTGGATAAGGAATGGGATGCATTCGTAAAAGAGCTTGACCGTCTCGGTATGCAGGATTGGTTGAAAATCAAACAGGCAGGTTACGACAGAGTGAAGCAATAA
- a CDS encoding glycoside hydrolase family 32 protein has product MNYLEKFRPQYHYSPERNWMNDPNGMVYYEGEYHLFYQHTPFATQPDFQRMHWGHAVSSDLVYWEELPPALPPGEDGAIFSGSAVVDKHNTSGFFDEEGSGLVAIYTNNDNKVQADKPQVQSIAYSKDNGRTWTKYGGNPVLFPGTTIDFRDPKVFWHEETSKWIMSLAVQDRIEFYTSSNLKEWTFASAFGADAVGTHRGIYECPDLFSINVDGDPNKKKWVLILSVGDCNGVNPNDPEPPAGGSGMLYFVGGFDGKTFISDEPVDSIDDLKWIDFGSDFYAAVTWSNMPEGAGRRLWLGWMNNWRYAGLLPTSQWRGSMSMPRELKLKTYPEGLRLVQEPIKEFNGIRSTLATLENVTIEPDMNPLVDITVDKAELIAEFEIGTATEFGFKVRKSADEETVIGFDSIEMELFVDRTNSGITNFHPDFAAKHRAPLDLSGNRVRISIYIDWSSIEVFGDDGTVVISDTIFPAPESNGLELYAVGGHIKLVSLHINEMESIWRMSDKVKEEAHADRGH; this is encoded by the coding sequence ATGAATTATTTAGAGAAGTTCCGCCCGCAGTATCACTATTCGCCTGAGAGAAACTGGATGAACGATCCAAATGGAATGGTTTATTACGAGGGTGAGTACCATTTGTTCTATCAGCATACTCCGTTCGCAACGCAGCCCGATTTCCAGAGAATGCATTGGGGACATGCGGTGAGCTCCGATCTTGTCTATTGGGAGGAGCTTCCACCAGCATTGCCGCCAGGTGAGGACGGTGCGATCTTTTCCGGCAGCGCGGTAGTCGACAAGCATAATACAAGCGGTTTTTTTGATGAAGAAGGATCTGGGCTGGTGGCGATCTATACAAATAACGACAACAAGGTGCAGGCCGACAAGCCGCAGGTTCAAAGCATTGCCTACAGCAAAGACAATGGGCGGACTTGGACTAAGTATGGAGGGAATCCGGTTTTGTTCCCAGGCACGACGATTGATTTTCGCGATCCGAAAGTATTCTGGCACGAGGAGACATCCAAGTGGATCATGTCGCTGGCTGTTCAAGACCGTATAGAATTTTACACCTCTTCAAATTTGAAAGAATGGACGTTTGCGAGCGCATTCGGCGCCGATGCGGTCGGCACACATCGTGGCATTTACGAATGTCCGGACCTATTCTCGATTAATGTCGATGGAGATCCAAATAAGAAAAAATGGGTGCTTATCCTAAGTGTCGGCGATTGCAATGGCGTGAACCCGAATGATCCGGAACCACCAGCGGGCGGTTCGGGCATGTTGTACTTTGTCGGTGGCTTCGACGGCAAAACATTTATATCGGACGAACCTGTTGATTCAATAGATGACTTAAAATGGATCGATTTTGGCTCTGATTTCTACGCAGCCGTTACTTGGAGTAATATGCCTGAAGGAGCCGGACGGAGGCTGTGGCTCGGCTGGATGAACAACTGGAGGTATGCCGGTCTGCTTCCGACTAGCCAATGGCGGGGAAGCATGTCGATGCCGCGAGAGTTGAAGCTGAAGACGTATCCAGAGGGTCTTCGTCTGGTGCAAGAGCCGATAAAAGAGTTTAACGGAATTCGCTCAACGCTGGCTACTCTGGAAAACGTGACGATCGAACCAGACATGAATCCGCTTGTTGACATCACCGTCGATAAAGCAGAATTGATCGCGGAATTCGAAATCGGAACCGCAACAGAGTTTGGTTTTAAAGTCAGAAAATCTGCGGATGAGGAGACGGTAATCGGTTTCGATAGTATAGAGATGGAGCTGTTCGTCGATCGGACGAATTCAGGTATAACGAATTTTCATCCGGATTTCGCGGCTAAGCATCGGGCGCCGCTCGACCTTTCTGGCAACCGTGTACGTATATCGATCTATATAGATTGGTCTTCGATCGAAGTGTTCGGTGACGACGGGACTGTGGTCATTTCGGACACCATTTTCCCCGCTCCCGAAAGCAACGGACTTGAGCTGTATGCGGTTGGAGGCCATATAAAGCTAGTGTCGCTCCACATTAATGAAATGGAAAGCATATGGCGGATGAGTGACAAAGTCAAGGAGGAAGCGCATGCGGATCGGGGCCATTGA
- a CDS encoding ROK family protein, with the protein MRIGAIEAGGTKFVCGVGNENGEIEERIHFQTRRPEETMEKVIDFFRDKRVDSMGIGSFGPIDIDHSSPTYGYVTTTPKPGWAGYHFVGTLKSIFDVPIGWDTDVNAAALGEAKWGAAKGLDSCVYYTIGTGIGVGIYSEGNLIHGLVHPEGGHTLTRRHPNDTFGGICPYHGDCLEGMASGSALEARWKAKGDSLPKDHLAWEMEAFYIAHAISSVILTLSPKKVIIGGGVMKQAQLFPMIREEVGRILNGYVSSASIVSDIEYYIVPPGLGENAGLCGAVALGARALAYKQGNKG; encoded by the coding sequence ATGCGGATCGGGGCCATTGAAGCGGGCGGAACAAAGTTCGTATGCGGTGTCGGGAACGAGAATGGGGAAATTGAGGAACGAATTCATTTCCAGACCCGTCGACCAGAGGAAACGATGGAGAAAGTGATCGACTTTTTTCGGGATAAAAGAGTCGATAGCATGGGAATCGGCTCGTTCGGTCCAATCGATATTGATCATTCTAGTCCGACTTACGGTTATGTGACGACAACGCCTAAGCCTGGATGGGCTGGATATCATTTTGTGGGCACGTTGAAATCCATCTTCGACGTACCGATCGGTTGGGACACGGATGTCAATGCTGCCGCGCTTGGTGAAGCCAAATGGGGGGCAGCGAAAGGATTGGACAGCTGCGTTTACTATACGATAGGCACCGGGATAGGAGTCGGCATTTATAGCGAGGGTAATCTGATACATGGACTTGTCCATCCGGAAGGTGGACATACTCTCACGAGGCGGCATCCGAACGATACGTTCGGTGGCATTTGTCCGTATCACGGTGATTGTTTGGAAGGGATGGCTTCAGGTTCGGCGCTGGAGGCGAGGTGGAAGGCAAAGGGGGATTCCCTGCCGAAGGATCACTTGGCATGGGAGATGGAGGCGTTCTACATTGCGCATGCAATATCTAGCGTCATTCTTACGTTATCCCCCAAGAAGGTCATTATTGGCGGAGGCGTGATGAAGCAAGCGCAGCTATTTCCGATGATCCGAGAGGAAGTAGGCAGAATCTTAAATGGATATGTGAGTAGCGCGTCGATTGTTTCGGATATCGAGTATTATATTGTACCGCCTGGATTAGGCGAAAATGCCGGCTTGTGTGGGGCAGTGGCGCTGGGCGCGAGAGCGTTGGCTTATAAACAAGGGAACAAGGGTTGA
- a CDS encoding ROK family protein translates to MNSITNNTMLVKKMNQEFVRKALKTMKQGTKSMVAQATGLSVATCGNILNELLDTGELLELGIEESSGGRPARLYRYNENFFYIACIIVRAGVKNRSLTHTVVNLAGETIAEGYQENDRVDPALIDHLVDQLIGQFPQIRAVAIGVPGAVHQGVINLSDIKELINVPLEAYIREKHEVEVILENDMNLTVYGFYQKQEYDEEKTVAVATFIEGSFPGAGMLVDGRIHRGSSHFAGEIAFLPLGMTHEEQFRQLHDRTTFHSLAGRTLSSLIAVMNPEMIALTGSLVEHADVHLIRQECLKYIPEMHMPQITLLEDPEEVYMYGLITMTLESLTYSLQLVEKRR, encoded by the coding sequence ATGAATTCAATTACAAATAATACGATGCTGGTCAAGAAAATGAACCAAGAGTTTGTCCGGAAGGCTCTCAAAACGATGAAGCAGGGAACAAAGTCTATGGTAGCACAAGCAACAGGTTTGAGTGTAGCAACTTGCGGTAACATTCTTAATGAGTTGCTGGATACCGGCGAGCTGCTGGAGTTGGGTATTGAGGAATCAAGCGGTGGCCGTCCGGCCAGATTGTACCGGTATAACGAAAACTTCTTTTATATTGCCTGCATTATTGTTAGAGCTGGAGTAAAGAACCGTTCGCTCACTCATACAGTCGTCAACCTAGCAGGAGAGACAATTGCAGAAGGTTACCAGGAAAACGATAGGGTGGATCCTGCATTGATCGATCATCTGGTTGATCAGCTCATAGGACAATTCCCGCAAATTCGAGCTGTTGCTATTGGGGTGCCGGGTGCTGTTCATCAGGGGGTCATTAATCTCAGCGACATCAAGGAACTGATTAATGTTCCGCTGGAGGCTTACATTCGTGAAAAGCATGAGGTAGAAGTCATTTTGGAGAACGACATGAATCTGACCGTTTACGGGTTCTACCAGAAGCAGGAATATGATGAAGAAAAAACGGTTGCGGTTGCGACATTTATTGAAGGCAGTTTCCCTGGAGCAGGTATGTTGGTTGATGGACGTATCCATAGAGGCAGCTCTCATTTTGCGGGTGAAATCGCCTTTTTACCGTTAGGAATGACCCATGAAGAGCAATTCCGGCAGTTGCATGATCGAACCACTTTTCATTCTCTGGCAGGCCGTACCCTATCCAGCTTGATTGCAGTAATGAACCCAGAGATGATTGCTCTGACGGGGAGTTTGGTAGAGCACGCTGATGTGCATCTCATCCGTCAGGAATGCCTGAAGTATATTCCGGAGATGCATATGCCACAGATTACGCTGCTCGAGGATCCGGAGGAGGTGTACATGTACGGATTAATTACAATGACATTGGAAAGCCTGACCTATTCGCTGCAGCTAGTAGAGAAACGGAGGTGA